CGGGCGTGCTCGCCCTCCACCGGGACTGGCACCCGCTGGAGGAGATCGTGGGGGCCGCGCTCGGCAGGCTGACCCGGAACCTCGGCGCCCGGCGGGTCACCGTTGACCTGCCACGCGACCTCCCGCTCGTCGCCATCGACGACGTGCTCATCGAGCAGGTTCTCGTCAACTTGCTGGACAACGCCGTCAAGTACACCCCGGGAGACAGCGCCCTCCGGATCGTCGCCAGGGCCATCGAGGGAACGGTCACGGTGGAGGTCGCGGATTGCGGCCCGGGACTGCCCCCGGGCCAGGAGGATCGGGTGTTCGAGAAATTCTACCGCGGGGCGCGCAACGGCCGCGCCGGCGCCGGCCTCGGACTGGCGATCTGCCGGGGAGTCATCCAGGCCCACGGCGGCCGGATCTGGGCCGAGAGCCTTCCCCAGGGCGGCGCGGCGTTCCGCTTCACGCTTCCCCCGACGGAGACCCCGCCCGCCACGGTGTCGGCCGATGCCTGAGCCCGCCGTGGTGCTCATCGAGGACGAGCCGCAGATCCGGCGGTTCCTCCGCGTCACCCTGACGGGTCAGGGCTACCGGCTGTTCGAGGCGCCGACGGGAGCGGCCGGTCTCGTGGAAGTGGGCTCCCGTCAGCCCGACGTGGTCATCCTCGATCTCGGCCTGCCGGACATGGACGGCGTGGACGTGATCCGCCGTCTGCGCGAGTGGACACCGGTTCCCATCGTCGTGCTGTCGGCGCGCGGCCAGGAGCGCGACAAGGTGACGGCGCTCGACGCCGGCGCGGACGACTACGTGAGCAAGCCATTCGCCGCCGGCGAGCTCCTCGCTCGGATCCGGGTGGCCCTGCGCCACACCGCCGGCCTCTCGCACGAAGCGGACGAGTCCCCCTTCCAGGTGGGCGAGCTGGTGGTGGACCTCTTGCGCCGGCAGGTCTCGATCGGCGGCGCGGA
The sequence above is drawn from the Candidatus Rokuibacteriota bacterium genome and encodes:
- a CDS encoding response regulator, encoding MPEPAVVLIEDEPQIRRFLRVTLTGQGYRLFEAPTGAAGLVEVGSRQPDVVILDLGLPDMDGVDVIRRLREWTPVPIVVLSARGQERDKVTALDAGADDYVSKPFAAGELLARIRVALRHTAGLSHEADESPFQVGELVVDLLRRQVSIGGAEVHLTPIEYKLLTTLIRHAGRVVTHPQLLREVWGPAHTDQAHYVRVYMGHLRHKLETEPARPRYLLTEPGVGYRLAAD